tctttctctctctctctctctctctctctctctttctctctttctcttactctttccctgtttctctctttttttatcgaatcttCCCATCGCTTTTGTTTCATTAATgtatatcgataaattttatcatgcatataaaataggaaattttatttaataatcgtataattataacacaaaTGTCACACTTTAgtctaaataaattttttatctcgaGTATAAAATGTAAACAGAAAACGTAAAATGAGAATTTCTCCTGTACGTTTCTCCTGTACGTTTTCTCCGAACTTACGTTTCTTGCTATAGTTAGAAACAAGCGCGACGAAGTTGTTTACAGAGTCTACGAAACGCGTAACCATCTAATCGGACTGTGGTCAAAGAGTAGAATAAACGAAACGGGTCGTTTCGTTAAAGTTCCGAGAAAGAATTTTAGAGTTTCCGTTTTCGCTTTCTGAtcgtgaaaataaagaaaaaaaaagaaaaagaaaaaaaaactgaaaaagaaaaaagaaagaaagtgattGGGAAAAACTCATTTCGTTGACTATTTAAAGATCGTCGGTATCGATTATCCCCTAGAATCTAACCCGATTACCGATGTCGCTTCAAGCGGTTGGGGATGATAAAGCGCTTATCGCcataaaaagaacaagacCGACTTTAATTCATTAAGTCGTTAAACGACGTTCGTTAAAAGCAAacgtataaatgaaaaatcacgATTATCCTGTTCGACGATTCGTTTGATAGATATGTAggatgtttgtatatatacattcatacatacgttCACTCATACAGAGATATATTTTTGACATGGTCCCTTCGAAGCATCTCTTCCATCGATCAACAAGTTAATCTGAAAGATAGATACGTCTGGTTCCTACTTTAGATCCGGGTCTATCTtttctctaatatatatatgtttatacatatatatatatatatatatatatatatatatatgtatatatatacatatgtatatacatatatgtatagggGTATATATCTCAAATGCACATCGATTCGCTGTAATTTCAAGAATCCATTGCTTTTTCAGGTGTACCGAAGCGTATTCGTAAGTCTAAAATCGCGCTGGTTTGGATGGGGCCAACGAGTTGGCGGAGTCCGCAAACGTGTCGGACGGAACGAACGAGTATGCTGATATTGGAAAATCTCAAGCGCTCGATACACGTTCCGAATCGACCTTAGGCCGTAGCGTGCATTCCGGAACGGATGAGTTTGAACGATCGCTTACGCGTAAGCCTTATATATCGGAACATCGATAAGCTCCGTGCATTTCAGCGAATAAGTCAAAGGACTACAACGAACATACAAACGTACGAAAAGAATCCGTTTCtaattttcgattttcttttcttccgacTTACATATCCGTTGTTCACTCTTTTCAAAGTCTCTCACGATtacgcgttttttttttcaacgtttctcttttttccttcttctttttcccctgaCCTCGATCTTTTATAATGTAGAGAATAAGCTATCTTCGACATTTAACGAGCGTTGTTTCCTACGAGTTATATTTACCGGTTTCCTAGCTCGCCACGTTACTTAAAGAAATGCTGACCGAAAATAGAAGGACCTCCTGTGGTTAAAGGTAAAGGTAAAGGGAAAAACAATCAAATCGTAACTTTATGATACTTATAAGGGCTTGGAATAAAAATGTTGAAGGAGATTGGTAAATATTGTTTGATATCCTTTTTCTGCAAAGCGATCAGAGATTTTAGCTCGGATGTCCTACGTCATATCGTGATTGCTTTACgtttatgagagaaagagagaaaagattagatagaggggagaggaagagagggagagagtgagaacgagcgagcgagagggaaagagagggaaagagagtacTCCGGAGGACAGCCGCCAACTGTCTCATCGTAAAAATGTCCGCAAAGCTTATTGATCATTGAGCGGACTTGCGAGCTGTTCCCTCTAACCTTCAACtctgtcttcttcttccgttCGGCGAACGCATCGGCAGTGGAGAGTAGCCTCGATATCGGCTTAACCCAAGCCTCCAGTAGTCTTGGTCCCGTTGGTCCGCAGGTTAGAGTTCCTCCGGTCTTCCTCTGGAACCCACCGtacgagaaaaagggaaatcgACTACACGACTacacgaagaagaggaagggttttgaaaaagattggaaagtaaagaagagagaaagagagagaatgtcagGGTACCTGATTTGGTAGCGAAGGGATCCTTGGGATGATTGGTCTTGATGGCGTTCATCCTACGGTTCTGAGGCCCCTGATGAGGAGGAGGGCAACCACCAGCTGGTTGCTGTCCATGCGTAACGCCAGAGGACGGAGGGCCCCCACCGGTCGTGGTGTGTTGGCTGACCGGTCCATGTCCTCCAATTCCAGGAGGTCCACCAACGGTTCCACCAACACCAGTAGCACCAATGCCAGTTGGTCCAACACCGGGAGGCGCGCCTGGCGCCCTGACCCTTGGTTGTTCGACGGGTAAGACACGACGTCTCTTCTTTGGTAGCTTGGCTCGCGCCTGCGTGTGACTGTAATACATCGCAAAGTTGCTGACGATCACGGGCACCGGCAGGGCGATCGTGAGGACACCGGCCAGGGCACATAGCGCGCCTACGAACATTCCCACATATGTCTTCGGTACCATGTCCCCGTAACCAACCGTGGTCATCGTCACAAGAGCCCACCATAAGCCGAGAGGTATGCTCTTAAAGTCATTCTCTGGATTTGATTGGGTCCTCTCGGCGTAGTACACCAGACTTGCAAATATCACGATGCCGAGGACAAGAAAGAATACCAGCAGGGTCAGTTCCTTTGCCGAGGCACGGAACGTTTGGATCAAAATCTTCAGGCCGGATGAATGACGGGTGAGCTTAAACAGCCTCATTATACGTATGATGCTCAAGAATTCAAGAAAGTCCGCGTTTTCCAGATGGGATGCGAATCGTTGCAATGCCAAGTCAAGGTAGAAACTCAATGTTGCCACCATGTCGATCAAATTGACCGAACTTTTTATAAAGACGCAACGATTTGGACTTGCTGTTATCCGTATAAGGAACTCCAGGGTAAACCAAGCGTTGCAGACACACTCGATGTAGAAGAAGACGTCGTGGGCGTTCGTGCGCGTTTTGTCGAGCACCCAAGACGTCATGTTGCCCGCTTTCACCGGCCGATTCACTATCACTGGCACTCGCATGTCAGGATGAGTCTTCAGGCAGAATGATAGTATGGAGACGCAGATGAAGAAGACCGAAACTATGCTGATTACCTGTTGAAGATCGACATAGAAATCTTGATAAGATTTGTTTCGAGAAGCACAATCAGGTACCATCCCTTAtgattttctcatttcttctttttcttttacgttcgTTGGGAGATgtgaacaaaacaaaaatattccaaAACGAAAATTGCATTTCTGACACTCTTGACCGGTACGCTTTCATCTtctgatttaataatttaataatttttttgttttaataatttttatattttctacttGCTATTATGGGGGAAACAACTTCGCTTGAGAGAATCTTTGAAAAGCACGATATGGAACGATAGTGAAAATTTctagatatttttctatttagaaTTAGGCTATTACACTTTTTTATAACGTCGATGTAAGCACGGCGGAAGGTTTCATCGATGTAAGTAATTTATGATCACATAGTCAGGAACGAAgcaagtaatataatatgatttatGGGATAAGTACGGTGGACGTGAAAATAAGGTGAACATAAATttgtttcgtttattttctttttctctttctccatctctccgtccctctttctctctctctctctttctctctctttttcatttttttttctttacgtcaACATAAATATGCAAAGCCATATTTTCAAAGGGCGACACTGATATTGCGGATTTAAAGGTACTTCATGACAAATATCGTTACTCCaagagaaaagtgaaaaatcgtCAAGCATAGCCGCTGGCTAAATCATTTGCCGTTGAACAAGCGAGAAAAGGgagacgaaggaaaaaaataacatgaaATGCCCCAATAAGATGAATCACATAGCGTACTATGGCGAAACATGAAAATTGACTATCATACTCCGTTCGATCTCTTGTTAAGGGCGAAGAATGTAATAGTTGGGATAAGTGAGAGGGATAAGTGACTtggtgtgtatgtatatatatgtatacaatagTAGAACgggtaaagaaaaagacaaggtACGATAATAGCTTAAGAATAAGCGAAACGAGAGAAATGTAAACGTTAAAAGTAAACATTAAAGGGGTGTAAaagaaggagggaaaaaagaagcatATCGAAGGGGGATTCGACGATATAGTACCGTAATATCCGATACATTCCCTCCTATTGATTGCGACGCTGAACTGTAGACAGgtcaaatgtaataaatttacgtataaaaattaataattattgatgatACGATGTAAATAGAGAGAAGCTTTAGTTTTAAATtgaaacgatatcaacgaagATTTTCAAGTTTACGCACTCTCGTTTCCAATTATAGAGAATTTCTTTGCATCATCACTGACCTTGGCGGCAGGAGAGGAGTACGGTTCGTCGAAGAGTGACCACATTTGAGGCTTGAGTTTTTGCCACCAGGTGAGAGTGCCCTCGTAATAGGCTTCCTCGAAGCCAAACTTTCTGGCCAGTTCTTCATCCGTCGGCTTCTCCGTGTCCAAATCCAACCTGTCCAGGACCGTCAGCGTTTCCTGCGTGTCCCGATGCTGATGATGGATGATGGAGTCGACGAGAGATGCGTCAAGGGGAGGGGCAACAACGATCGTTATTCGTACCTgtgaatttctctctttctctttcctctctctctctctctctctctctttctcttttttctctccctctctttctcttttctctctttctctctctctctttctctctctttctttctctttcccgaGGATgcttttcatattttcctCGAGACTAGATAAAACGCGTGCAAAAGCGTATATACCGAGCTTTGGACTTCGCGCGAGTGCtacgttattcttttttcgataaaatcgatagcgAAAGCCGTCTTTGCTGAAACCTCGACCGTCAACGACGGagacgatataaaaataatgccGTGCCGTTGTCTCGATGTTATTTGCATAAGTTTCGTTCGTCGTTATGCTTGAATATTCTATCTTtacaaaaagatatagaaaagaaaaggaaaaagaataaacgaaaagaaatatttgtgtGATTTGTTACGATACAGAaaagtatcttttttatttcttttttctgaaaTGAACGATCATGTCGATAGTTGTTAGATATTTGTCGGGATGGAAAATCTCTCATAGTTTTTATGAGTCCTGAATCAATGCTTCAAGTATCTTTGAGATAAACCATTCGGTCGAAAAGAAGCACCGGGTCCATCAAGAGGGAAGAGATTATCCAACTTTAAGATGTTGAGAACCTACAGTGAGATTTCTGTCGATTCACgatactttaatattattttcctcaGTTCAAAATCTTCCtagtttctccttttttctttttcctttttttaatctattctcattattcatcGTCATTGAGTTTTAATAATGGTATCgatcaatttataattaatcacgCAATTCTCGAGGAATAATCGGCAAATGCCAATTAACGACTACGGTATCATAATTCGAAGAATGATTTCACAAAGCATTCAATGATAACCACAACTCGATAGGAATAGATTATAAACACATGGATTCGGttgaacgaataaatttaacgAGCTTCCCGTGTACACATTATTTCGAGGAAGGAAGAAGCctgtttttcaaaataatttgctTTCAgcttttaaattgaaataagacATCAAATATTCGAACTCTAATAAGCAGAGATATATACGAGAATTGAATTTCGTTTACGTCAATGATTCGTTAGCACAGAAAGCAAACAGTTTATTAGCATTTGAGCagatattgtttttaaaatatactttgCTAATTACTATTCATCAAGTTCGTGTAACAAAAcatgattattttatcaaattcattccttttattacttttgacgtaataataatttatttatccaaCGTATGTAAAATTAAgtattaatactttcgatGAAATAATATGGAGTAGCATTACATTAATCGTGGAAACTATCTTCTTTCGTTATGAAATACGATGCAAAATAGGTCAAgtctatattataatttctatacaATACGATACTGCTTCATACACATTAGAGTAACTTTAGAGTTTGACCCAATGAGAAACGTACTATTTggataaatgtttatttttatcttcgaaaTGAATTAATACCAAACGATCGAAAGACGATTCGGAAAGTCATTCAGTAAAGTCTTGGCAACAAATATTGATTGACTTTCATTTTGTGTATTACGAGATAATAAATCATCAATTCCCAGGCGTCTACGATCAACAGAATACTGAATACTATTCACAGAAATATTGTTTGGGTAGGAATCGTTCATatctaagaaaatataataatcatatctaaGAGCAGTGACTACTAcaaaattatgaaaagaaattcattatttcgttagtttattttgataataattatattattttgataatttctCATTTAGATTCggtgcttcttttttttcgattgataagagtttccttttcttttcttttcgtttcttttttttgtaaatttctgTTTAGTTACAGAATAGTGCTTAAAGCTGTGCAAGCTTTGGTGCATCCCAAAATCGGTCTGACGTGTCGGAATCTTCTTGCGGTAACTCTCGCTCGTTAAGAAACCTCGTTACGAAATCATCACACGAAACGACCGTTTGCACCGAGTTCGCGAGATCCTCTCTCATTAAGATCCTTCCACACTTGCGATggcgatagtagtaatatcatAGCTCGGATTAACGAGACTCTGGCTGCTTTAAACTCGTACGGCTACTTGTTTCTAAAAATGTGTCGACTTACGTGAGTAAGTAGACTTCAACATTTGGTACGAATTAAAACTTGAAAGGGATGACTTTTAAAGGAACGTACAAAATGTTCagtttaaatttcattttaacttatttcttgttttatcatatgggtaaaaaatttattatccgacaaaagaattatatcgtttattatcCTACGGAAAGATGAGAGACTTTCAAAAAATTTGAATCGAGGGGTTACGAAATAAACGAATGTTTTCTCCGAATCCCCTCGacgaatcaatgaaataaatgacatTGTCAAAcgattatcatttctttttttgttgctttttCATAGTTTTCTCTACTGTCGATAAATAATCGCATTGaacgatttctctttttttcttttttctttcttctgttttctttattcttttcagaTTCAAGCGAAATGATAAACGAACATTGAAACAAGTCGACTTAACGATCAGATATATGCGAAGCATGGTGCAAAGAACGTGGATTAAAGAGGGAGTGAAGATTTGATACCTGGGTATATGTCATCCAACAACAAGGTTCGACTTGATTGGAGTCGAGACCCCAAAAGTCGAGTTCTTCTTCGAAAAGTGGCCCGCAGACGTCCGTGGGATAATGGAGCTTTCCAGTGCGATAATAGTTGAGAACCTGAGCGAAGACTCCTGGATGCCTATCGAAGAAGTATTCGTTGAGGATCGGATCGTAGTTCGCGAGGGCTTCAGTCAATCTCGAGAGCCTCGTCGCCGGGATCTTCTTCAAGGTTGCCTTATATGTTTCATGCCGTATCCCACCCACGTTAAGAACCACGCGGTTCTCCGCGTCCATGTTTATCAGATTCATTTTGATCACGGCTCTGCTACCGCCTGCCCTGACTGGAAGAAACCCACGTGTCCTACGATCggcaaaatagaaaaaagaaaacgaattaaTAGGTAATTAACTCATTAATAACAGTTAAAGATGTTAATGAAGGACCATTTCGATGTCTGATTAGAATTTAATGGAAGCTATCTATTCTTTTCAAATTGAGGGATACGATTTTGATCTAATGACTCTTTGATATAGACAGAAAAGTTATAGGGTGTAATTGTGAAAGAGCTTCTCGAATCGATTTGACATTTATGACACAgctcaatgaaattgaatagaATTTAAAGAGCGAGAAATCGCAGGTGGTTTTAGAACTAAAGAAGttcgagaaaggaaaaggaatttAAATAGtcagtttctctttctttttattttttttattcactaGATCTATCGAAGTAACTCGGTATTTCGATATAACCGATTAAAAGTTAATCGATTGGATGTTGGAAGGGTAGatgataaaaggaagaaaatcgaCTTTTTTAATGGGCACGATTCGAAGCCGGTCTTCGATTCAGTAAGCTGCGTACTGAATTGCACTTTATCCGATGCGCCATCGGATCCGATCGATTTCTCAtttagtaagtaagtaagaaaagacagggaaaaatggaaaataaaatatcttcgtAGACTAAACGGAGTTGAGAAGCGAAAGAAACTAACATTGTTGTGTCACACGTTCGCAAATGGGACGTGTCACGGGCCGTTGGATGAAATAGGATAAGAAAGACATTGAGAAAATTCATTTGACGTAACCATATACCTTTGTACGGAATAGAACGAAAGATCTTTTGTGATTTGTTCCATCGAATCTCGAGATATTAAGATTGAGATTTTCACAAAATGTTCAACATTATACGTTTTATCGATTACTTCAGATAATTCAATGGCTAGGGGCTCTTTCCAAAAGAGCCAATTCAGTAGCAAAAGCAATTAGAGAGATTGCCATGATGCTATTAGCCAACGCGTTCCTAAACGCAATCAAGGAGGCTCGTGTCGTCATATATGACGAGAAAGGATTGAAATAGAACGTTCCTACGAAGGATTACTCTGATCTTTGGAGAAGAGAAatcaaaattgtatatatatacataatcttgattatatatatatcatcgtataatgtttatatataagttcGAAGTTGCCACGGAGAAATCTATGGTAATGTAAAACATGGCCAGTACCAATCTGCATCGCTTATGACACGATATCGGCATAATGCTTGCGCAGATTTTACTTGGCCAACCTTGAAACCTGCATACAAATAATACAATGTTACGTTTGTCTCTCTCGTAGGTTCACAAGATTAATATCATACTTACGATCAAGAGTCATGATAtcgatatatctatttctcttttcgggATATCTGCCAACTATTATTGGCAAATCGCGAGTCGTTCATGTACGGCGACGTCGAATCGTTCTTTATCGATCTCTCCATGTCGTCCTAGAAAGCGCGTAAAAACCGAGTTCGATAAGCCggttagattatttttttttttcttgtcccatcttttcattttctctctttcgaacgCACGGAACCTGGAAATTCTTTTCGTTGTGGCTTTCAAACTGTAGCTTCATTCAACGCATTGCAACAATGTCGACccgttaaaaacgatagacGTTGCGAATGCACTTGCTCGTAATGGACATGTTCGTAGACAGgtattcgtttgaaaaaaaaagaaaaaagaaaagaagatagaatgGGGAAAAAATGCATCGACACCATTATACAAATGGAtcgaatgtatatattatcttcGACTGTTGGAAAAGCAAGTGGTGTTGTTGAATATAGGAAACAATAGAGAAAACAAGGCCATTCAAATAAGAGGTATCGTTGTTcggattttctattttttttttttctttttttgatctaTGAACGTTGaggtatttgaaaatatttgtaatattttaatggaaaacgaaataagaaaaggatcAGGATTTTCCTTTGAAATAGATTGTATTGAAGTTGAAGATTTTAGACAAACATTTCGTTCGAATTCGATCACCTCGACGAGTTTTCCTGGAATCATTCAATCGATCGTTACGGCCAACGCTTATTACGTTTGATTTCTCTGCCAGTACCAAGTTCGAGAGTGATATTAAGAGTGCCATGAAACGTCGATATTTCTCGACTTTTTCGCGACGAGAGGTCAGCTGAGAAGGAAAATAACTTCTCTGGGATGTAATTGGAACGCTCCAATTACACGACCATTTAATGGTTTCACAAATAAACGACATTAATCGTGTCGTCGCTATGCTCTAGTATCacaccttttcctttttttattcttattgaaaagaaagaggataacTCAAAGAATatcttatttcatattatcacGTGTTAGTCTTGATATGAAAGCAAAAGATTTTAGTCGAATGGCACGCTGATGTTCCGTATAACGTATATGACGCATCCCATAATTCGATTTCAATGGCCGATAGTCGAATCAGATACAGTTGGCCTATGAAATGTCCATAACTGAATTGATACACGTCGAAAACAAATCAACGTAGTGGTAAACAATGCGATCTCTATCTACGATTGTTGTACAAAATACACTTTTGGAAACCATACCGGtaccgtttgaaaaatcttttttcgatGGAAAA
This sequence is a window from Vespa crabro chromosome 9, iyVesCrab1.2, whole genome shotgun sequence. Protein-coding genes within it:
- the LOC124426690 gene encoding potassium voltage-gated channel protein Shaw isoform X1; translated protein: MNLINMDAENRVVLNVGGIRHETYKATLKKIPATRLSRLTEALANYDPILNEYFFDRHPGVFAQVLNYYRTGKLHYPTDVCGPLFEEELDFWGLDSNQVEPCCWMTYTQHRDTQETLTVLDRLDLDTEKPTDEELARKFGFEEAYYEGTLTWWQKLKPQMWSLFDEPYSSPAAKVISIVSVFFICVSILSFCLKTHPDMRVPVIVNRPVKAGNMTSWVLDKTRTNAHDVFFYIECVCNAWFTLEFLIRITASPNRCVFIKSSVNLIDMVATLSFYLDLALQRFASHLENADFLEFLSIIRIMRLFKLTRHSSGLKILIQTFRASAKELTLLVFFLVLGIVIFASLVYYAERTQSNPENDFKSIPLGLWWALVTMTTVGYGDMVPKTYVGMFVGALCALAGVLTIALPVPVIVSNFAMYYSHTQARAKLPKKRRRVLPVEQPRVRAPGAPPGVGPTGIGATGVGGTVGGPPGIGGHGPVSQHTTTGGGPPSSGVTHGQQPAGGCPPPHQGPQNRRMNAIKTNHPKDPFATKSEEDRRNSNLRTNGTKTTGGLG
- the LOC124426690 gene encoding potassium voltage-gated channel protein Shaw isoform X3; the encoded protein is MNLINMDAENRVVLNVGGIRHETYKATLKKIPATRLSRLTEALANYDPILNEYFFDRHPGVFAQVLNYYRTGKLHYPTDVCGPLFEEELDFWGLDSNQVEPCCWMTYTQHRDTQETLTVLDRLDLDTEKPTDEELARKFGFEEAYYEGTLTWWQKLKPQMWSLFDEPYSSPAAKVISIVSVFFICVSILSFCLKTHPDMRVPVIVNRPVKAGNMTSWVLDKTRTNAHDVFFYIECVCNAWFTLEFLIRITASPNRCVFIKSSVNLIDMVATLSFYLDLALQRFASHLENADFLEFLSIIRIMRLFKLTRHSSGLKILIQTFRASAKELTLLVFFLVLGIVIFASLVYYAERTQSNPENDFKSIPLGLWWALVTMTTVGYGDMVPKTYVGMFVGALCALAGVLTIALPVPVIVSNFAMYYSHTQARAKLPKKRRRVLPVEQPRVRAPGAPPGVGPTGIGATGVGGTVGGPPGIGGHGPVSQHTTTGGGPPSSGVTHGQQPAGGCPPPHQGPQNRRMNAIKTNHPKDPFATKSVGSRGRPEEL
- the LOC124426690 gene encoding potassium voltage-gated channel protein Shaw isoform X2, which produces MNLINMDAENRVVLNVGGIRHETYKATLKKIPATRLSRLTEALANYDPILNEYFFDRHPGVFAQVLNYYRTGKLHYPTDVCGPLFEEELDFWGLDSNQVEPCCWMTYTQETLTVLDRLDLDTEKPTDEELARKFGFEEAYYEGTLTWWQKLKPQMWSLFDEPYSSPAAKVISIVSVFFICVSILSFCLKTHPDMRVPVIVNRPVKAGNMTSWVLDKTRTNAHDVFFYIECVCNAWFTLEFLIRITASPNRCVFIKSSVNLIDMVATLSFYLDLALQRFASHLENADFLEFLSIIRIMRLFKLTRHSSGLKILIQTFRASAKELTLLVFFLVLGIVIFASLVYYAERTQSNPENDFKSIPLGLWWALVTMTTVGYGDMVPKTYVGMFVGALCALAGVLTIALPVPVIVSNFAMYYSHTQARAKLPKKRRRVLPVEQPRVRAPGAPPGVGPTGIGATGVGGTVGGPPGIGGHGPVSQHTTTGGGPPSSGVTHGQQPAGGCPPPHQGPQNRRMNAIKTNHPKDPFATKSEEDRRNSNLRTNGTKTTGGLG
- the LOC124426690 gene encoding potassium voltage-gated channel protein Shaw isoform X4, whose amino-acid sequence is MNLINMDAENRVVLNVGGIRHETYKATLKKIPATRLSRLTEALANYDPILNEYFFDRHPGVFAQVLNYYRTGKLHYPTDVCGPLFEEELDFWGLDSNQVEPCCWMTYTQHRDTQETLTVLDRLDLDTEKPTDEELARKFGFEEAYYEGTLTWWQKLKPQMWSLFDEPYSSPAAKVISIVSVFFICVSILSFCLKTHPDMRVPVIVNRPVKAGNMTSWVLDKTRTNAHDVFFYIECVCNAWFTLEFLIRITASPNRCVFIKSSVNLIDMVATLSFYLDLALQRFASHLENADFLEFLSIIRIMRLFKLTRHSSGLKILIQTFRASAKELTLLVFFLVLGIVIFASLVYYAERTQSNPENDFKSIPLGLWWALVTMTTVGYGDMVPKTYVGMFVGALCALAGVLTIALPVPVIVSNFAMYYSHTQARAKLPKKRRRVLPVEQPRVRAPGAPPGVGPTGIGATGVGGTVGGPPGIGGHGPVSQHTTTGGGPPSSGVTHGQQPAGGCPPPHQGPQNRRMNAIKTNHPKDPFATKSVV